The following proteins are encoded in a genomic region of Leptotrichia sp. OH3620_COT-345:
- a CDS encoding DNA replication protein, translated as KLYDLDQSLKINLAINGPALLDKSPYLLEAKDKYNKEELLKDYTNGKYTDKGLSNSPKLNTNVFPYER; from the coding sequence AAACTATATGACTTAGATCAGAGCTTAAAGATAAACTTGGCAATAAACGGACCTGCACTACTTGATAAAAGTCCTTATTTATTAGAAGCGAAAGATAAATATAACAAAGAAGAATTATTAAAAGATTATACTAATGGAAAGTATACAGATAAAGGTTTATCAAATAGTCCAAAACTAAATACAAATGTATTTCCATACGAAAGAA